In Lacibacter sp. H375, one DNA window encodes the following:
- a CDS encoding UDP-N-acetylmuramoyl-L-alanyl-D-glutamate--2,6-diaminopimelate ligase, with amino-acid sequence MAELKDILYKVHLRSVHGSTNVDVNDLQIDSRMVKPGTCFIAIKGVSVDGHEFINKAIESGATAVVCEVLPDQLNDGINYIQVANSAEAAGFMANQFFGNVSEQMKVIGVTGTNGKTTIATLLFKLFSGLGYRCGLISTVEYHVGDKVFPSTHTTPDVINLNSLLKQMYDAGCTYVFMECSSHAIHQHRITGIHFTGALFSNITHDHLDYHKTFDEYIKVKKSFFDGLGADAFAISNKDDKRGEVMLQNTKAKKFYYGLKSIADFKGKILENSLTGLQMLVNNDEVHFRLIGEFNAYNLLAVYGAAICLREDKLKVLQVLSGVTGAEGRFDYLISPKDLILGIVDYAHTPDALENVLATIKKLRRGHEQIITVVGCGGDRDKTKRPVMGEVACELSDRVIFTSDNPRSEDPLEILADMEFGLSSAARRKFISIADRKEAIKTAVSLAKHEDIILVAGKGHEKYQDIKGVKYEFDDKKVLEQMFELLER; translated from the coding sequence ATGGCAGAATTAAAAGACATATTGTATAAAGTGCACCTGCGCAGTGTTCATGGATCAACTAATGTTGATGTAAATGATCTGCAGATCGATTCACGTATGGTGAAACCGGGCACTTGCTTTATTGCTATTAAAGGTGTGTCGGTTGATGGTCATGAATTCATCAACAAAGCAATTGAATCAGGTGCCACAGCTGTAGTGTGTGAAGTGTTACCTGATCAACTGAATGATGGTATAAACTATATACAGGTTGCCAACAGCGCAGAGGCAGCAGGCTTTATGGCCAACCAGTTCTTTGGAAATGTGAGTGAGCAAATGAAAGTGATTGGTGTAACAGGCACCAATGGAAAGACAACTATTGCTACATTATTATTTAAGCTGTTCAGTGGTTTAGGTTACAGGTGCGGACTGATCTCAACAGTTGAATATCATGTAGGCGACAAAGTATTTCCATCAACACATACAACACCTGATGTAATCAATTTAAACAGCTTATTAAAACAGATGTACGATGCCGGTTGTACGTATGTTTTTATGGAGTGCAGCAGTCACGCTATTCATCAGCATCGTATTACCGGTATCCATTTCACCGGCGCATTGTTCAGCAATATCACACACGATCACCTCGATTATCACAAAACTTTTGATGAATACATCAAAGTTAAAAAGAGCTTTTTTGATGGACTTGGGGCTGATGCGTTTGCGATCAGTAATAAGGATGATAAGAGAGGTGAAGTGATGTTGCAGAATACAAAAGCGAAGAAGTTTTATTACGGGTTGAAGAGCATAGCTGATTTTAAAGGGAAGATCCTGGAGAACAGTCTCACTGGTTTGCAGATGTTGGTGAATAATGATGAAGTGCATTTCCGTTTGATCGGCGAGTTCAATGCATACAATTTACTGGCCGTGTACGGGGCAGCTATTTGCCTGAGGGAAGATAAACTGAAAGTGTTGCAGGTGTTGAGTGGTGTTACCGGTGCAGAAGGAAGATTTGATTACCTCATTTCACCAAAGGATCTCATACTCGGTATTGTTGACTATGCACACACACCCGATGCATTGGAAAATGTGTTAGCAACAATCAAAAAATTAAGAAGAGGTCATGAGCAGATCATCACCGTAGTTGGTTGTGGTGGCGATAGAGATAAAACCAAACGTCCGGTGATGGGTGAAGTGGCATGTGAACTCAGTGACAGAGTGATTTTTACCAGCGATAATCCACGTAGTGAAGATCCACTGGAGATACTGGCCGATATGGAATTTGGTTTGAGCAGTGCAGCAAGAAGAAAATTTATTTCAATCGCTGACAGAAAGGAAGCAATTAAAACTGCTGTAAGTCTTGCCAAGCACGAAGACATCATCCTCGTTGCCGGCAAGGGGCATGAAAAGTACCAGGATATTAAAGGAGTGAAGTACGAGTTTGATGATAAGAAGGTGTTGGAACAAATGTTTGAATTATTAGAAAGATGA
- a CDS encoding penicillin-binding protein, whose product MEVKKDILWRVYLGFLGLGVFGLLILGKALYTQRIEGSYWKSMGDSLHTKILDLDAERGTIYSEDGSMLSTSLPQFDIYIDFGADGLRAKAGKNFKENIDSLSIALAGLFSDKTAATYKKELKQAYQEKERYYLLHKKVSFEDYKQLREFPLVRLGRNKSGFIAEVKTKRLNPFGELGFRTIGLYRENSKLVGLERSFDSVLRGTTGKRLVRYVAGGVMMPVEGFEVEPENGDDVYTTLDVNIQDIAERALMRTMTTNEALEGTCIVMEVATGKIKAIANLGRTKDGTYFETDNYALRTAEPGSTVKLVTLLAALEDKHVTINDNIAIHGGRWNLNGRTIVDDHHGPEVTSIKTAFTQSSNVAMSKLAYQYYTKDPKEYYKHLKALHLTTKTGIELNEEFSPLIRNPNKVKPKNWHPQTLASWGFGYELMVSPLQMLMVYNAVANNGKMMKPYLLNEIKSYGTVIRKNEPVVLNEAIASVSTIKQLQECLAAVCTEGTAKKQFETAPYKAAGKTGTAKVNDGKYKYRDGVYQSAFAGYFPAEAPKYSIIVVVKNKPHAANYYGGSVAAPVFREIADHLYKYSQEQQQPYQLPAIADSMLYTFNGMKKELQVIALQFGFNYADQLAGNWRRSYLKNNSVQALSAETREKLVPDVKGMGLKDALYVMETAGVKVKVTGKGRINNQSIAAGTPVAKGQEIMLYLN is encoded by the coding sequence ATGGAAGTAAAAAAAGACATATTGTGGCGTGTTTACCTTGGCTTTCTCGGCTTGGGTGTATTTGGCCTCCTTATTTTAGGAAAGGCCCTTTACACACAACGCATTGAAGGAAGTTATTGGAAGAGCATGGGCGATAGTCTGCACACAAAGATTCTTGATCTTGATGCTGAGCGTGGTACGATTTACAGCGAAGATGGAAGTATGCTGAGTACATCGTTACCACAATTTGATATCTACATTGATTTTGGCGCTGATGGTTTGCGTGCAAAAGCCGGAAAGAATTTCAAAGAGAATATTGATTCATTAAGTATTGCGCTTGCAGGTTTGTTCAGCGATAAAACAGCAGCTACTTATAAAAAGGAATTAAAGCAGGCTTATCAAGAGAAGGAGCGTTACTACCTGCTTCATAAAAAAGTATCGTTTGAAGATTACAAACAGTTGCGTGAGTTCCCATTGGTGCGTTTGGGTCGGAACAAGAGTGGTTTTATTGCTGAAGTAAAAACAAAACGTCTTAATCCGTTTGGTGAGCTTGGTTTCCGCACTATTGGTTTGTATCGTGAAAATTCAAAACTCGTAGGACTTGAGCGTTCATTTGATAGTGTGTTGCGTGGTACAACTGGTAAACGCCTGGTTCGTTATGTGGCAGGAGGAGTAATGATGCCTGTTGAAGGTTTTGAAGTGGAACCTGAAAATGGCGATGATGTTTATACAACGCTTGATGTAAACATCCAGGATATTGCTGAGCGTGCATTGATGCGTACCATGACGACAAATGAAGCTCTGGAAGGTACATGCATTGTAATGGAAGTGGCAACAGGCAAGATTAAAGCCATTGCAAATCTTGGTCGCACAAAAGATGGAACTTATTTCGAAACAGATAATTATGCATTGCGCACTGCAGAACCTGGTTCAACAGTAAAATTGGTAACACTGCTTGCTGCATTGGAAGATAAGCATGTAACCATCAACGATAATATTGCGATCCATGGTGGCCGTTGGAATTTGAATGGAAGAACAATTGTTGATGATCATCACGGTCCGGAAGTAACCAGTATTAAAACAGCCTTTACACAAAGCTCGAATGTGGCAATGAGTAAACTGGCTTATCAGTATTACACAAAAGATCCCAAAGAATATTACAAGCATCTGAAGGCGCTTCATCTTACTACAAAAACAGGTATTGAGCTTAACGAAGAATTCAGTCCGCTAATCAGGAATCCCAATAAAGTAAAACCAAAGAACTGGCATCCGCAAACATTGGCATCATGGGGTTTTGGATATGAACTGATGGTGTCGCCTTTGCAGATGCTGATGGTATACAATGCCGTTGCGAATAATGGCAAAATGATGAAGCCTTACCTGCTCAACGAAATAAAAAGTTACGGAACAGTGATCAGGAAAAATGAACCTGTTGTTTTGAATGAAGCAATAGCAAGTGTATCAACCATCAAACAATTACAGGAATGTTTGGCTGCTGTTTGCACAGAAGGTACGGCAAAGAAACAATTTGAGACTGCTCCTTATAAAGCAGCAGGGAAAACAGGTACAGCAAAAGTGAATGATGGAAAGTATAAATATCGTGATGGTGTATATCAATCAGCATTTGCAGGTTATTTCCCTGCAGAAGCACCGAAGTATTCCATCATTGTAGTGGTGAAGAATAAACCGCATGCAGCTAACTACTATGGAGGATCTGTGGCAGCACCCGTATTCAGAGAAATTGCTGACCATCTTTATAAATACAGCCAGGAACAGCAACAACCTTATCAATTACCTGCCATTGCTGATTCCATGCTGTACACATTCAACGGAATGAAAAAAGAACTGCAGGTGATCGCATTGCAGTTCGGATTTAATTATGCTGATCAACTGGCAGGTAACTGGCGCAGATCGTATCTGAAGAATAATAGTGTGCAAGCTCTATCAGCTGAAACACGAGAAAAGCTGGTACCCGATGTAAAAGGAATGGGATTGAAAGACGCACTGTATGTTATGGAAACAGCTGGTGTAAAAGTGAAAGTGACAGGAAAAGGAAGAATCAATAATCAATCGATAGCAGCAGGTACACCTGTTGCAAAAGGACAAGAAATAATGTTGTATCTCAATTAA
- a CDS encoding FtsL-like putative cell division protein, translating to MAVKEPKIDFKKWLNYQWIVKNVPYFLFLSLLAIIYIANGHYADNTIRNINKTTRQLKEQEYEYKTLNGKLMFQNRLSEVAKAVEPIGLKENIQQPIKLTDSTKLKDN from the coding sequence ATGGCAGTAAAAGAGCCGAAGATCGATTTTAAAAAGTGGTTGAATTACCAGTGGATCGTGAAGAACGTTCCATACTTTCTCTTTCTCTCCCTGCTGGCGATCATTTACATCGCCAATGGCCATTACGCCGATAACACCATCCGCAACATTAACAAAACCACGAGGCAATTAAAAGAACAGGAGTATGAGTACAAAACTCTCAACGGAAAACTCATGTTCCAGAACAGGTTAAGTGAAGTGGCAAAAGCAGTTGAGCCAATTGGTTTAAAAGAAAATATTCAGCAACCCATCAAATTAACTGACAGTACAAAACTGAAAGACAATTAA
- the rsmH gene encoding 16S rRNA (cytosine(1402)-N(4))-methyltransferase RsmH, with product MAKQKKIQAADPQKVDQQQDVYHIPVMLMEAVDALNIDPDGVYVDCTFGGGGHSREILKRLGKDGKLVAFDQDPDAKRNLPDDERIVFVPHNFKHIGRFLKLNGFAKVDGILADLGVSSHQFDEGTRGFSTRFDGPLDMRMDPSQPVTASTILQTFSQQQLHKLFEQYGEVTNAKTLAATIVQQRNTNPLQTIEQLKQALQSVVKGNPNKYFAQVFQALRIEVNDELGVLKELLEQLPGILKPKARVAIISFHSLEDRLVKNFLKKGSFEEETYNPFERETKEQVFKIISKKPIEPSAEEQKLNSRSRSARLRIAEKL from the coding sequence ATGGCGAAACAAAAAAAAATACAAGCTGCAGACCCGCAAAAGGTCGATCAGCAACAGGATGTTTATCACATTCCTGTAATGTTGATGGAAGCCGTAGATGCGTTGAACATAGATCCTGATGGCGTTTATGTTGATTGCACATTTGGCGGCGGCGGTCATAGCAGGGAGATATTAAAACGCTTGGGTAAAGATGGGAAACTGGTTGCTTTTGACCAGGACCCTGATGCCAAACGTAATCTGCCGGATGATGAGCGTATTGTTTTTGTTCCGCACAACTTTAAACATATCGGCCGCTTTTTAAAACTCAACGGTTTTGCAAAAGTGGACGGCATCTTAGCCGATCTCGGAGTTTCGAGTCACCAGTTTGATGAAGGTACAAGAGGTTTTTCTACAAGGTTCGATGGTCCGCTTGATATGCGGATGGATCCATCGCAACCGGTTACAGCTTCTACCATTCTTCAAACCTTTTCGCAACAGCAACTGCACAAATTGTTTGAACAGTACGGTGAGGTAACCAATGCAAAAACGCTTGCAGCAACAATCGTTCAGCAACGTAATACCAATCCGCTTCAAACTATTGAGCAGTTAAAACAGGCATTGCAATCAGTGGTAAAGGGTAATCCCAATAAATATTTCGCCCAGGTGTTCCAGGCATTGCGTATTGAAGTGAACGATGAATTAGGTGTGTTGAAAGAATTGTTAGAGCAATTGCCCGGTATCCTGAAACCCAAAGCCCGAGTGGCTATCATTTCCTTTCATTCGCTGGAAGACAGATTGGTGAAAAACTTTTTAAAAAAAGGAAGTTTTGAAGAGGAAACGTATAACCCATTTGAACGGGAAACAAAAGAACAGGTATTTAAGATCATTTCGAAGAAACCAATAGAACCATCGGCTGAAGAGCAGAAACTGAACTCAAGATCCAGAAGTGCACGGTTACGAATAGCCGAAAAACTTTAA
- the mraZ gene encoding division/cell wall cluster transcriptional repressor MraZ, whose product MIGFLGEYEVTLDAKGRFLLPAGFKKQMPEEWNSQFVISRGLDSCLSLYHSKHWEPIFAHISSLNDFDPKVRQFQRYFLNGATTVELDSAGRLLVPAQLKEFAGLDKDVVLFAKGNKIEIWDSNKYKQFFEALSANDFSNLANEVMVKPPVL is encoded by the coding sequence ATGATTGGTTTTCTGGGAGAATATGAGGTTACGCTCGACGCAAAAGGTCGATTCCTGCTCCCGGCTGGCTTTAAAAAGCAAATGCCGGAAGAGTGGAACAGCCAATTTGTGATCAGCCGTGGCTTAGACTCATGCCTCTCTTTATACCATTCTAAACATTGGGAACCAATTTTCGCCCACATAAGTTCTTTAAACGATTTTGATCCGAAGGTAAGGCAATTTCAACGCTACTTTTTGAACGGAGCAACCACAGTCGAGCTTGATTCTGCAGGTCGTTTACTGGTGCCCGCTCAACTGAAAGAATTTGCAGGGCTTGATAAGGATGTAGTGTTGTTTGCCAAGGGAAACAAGATAGAAATATGGGATAGTAATAAGTACAAACAGTTCTTTGAAGCCCTTTCAGCCAACGATTTCAGCAACCTGGCGAATGAGGTGATGGTGAAACCTCCGGTGTTGTAA
- a CDS encoding sensor histidine kinase, which produces MKKTFPIIIALITLSLMGIIYIQVSWLRNLAFLREEQLKEKLSAVIQQVGEELVVQRSDAFNNLGRMPGMKFPGDGYDIYKQFSVTNRFTIYEIREKLQKAFIRNNLRDTEFEFAVASDNVFGHYELKSPRFMDMASDTVHNLKAWYPLVASSGSILESLAPDEVFVIVVPDVKSYVLQSLGWMITGSILFTLIIITAFFLTIRTLLRQKKLGDMKNDFINNMTHELKTPLATISLAVDALKNEKVLGNPEKLGYFTNMIKDENKRMNKHVESILQAAQMERQEVQLNLRELHVHDIIRNVLTNLQLQIEEKQGKVDVQLSATNDLMDADEVHLTNLINNLVDNALKYSKDDSFHLQIGTKNMGKFIRITVEDHGIGMNKETLTRVFEKFYRAHTGNVHNVKGFGLGLSYVKTMVEAHGGKVKADSVVGKGSTFTVDLPLKK; this is translated from the coding sequence ATGAAGAAAACGTTTCCCATCATTATTGCATTAATCACACTGTCGTTAATGGGGATTATTTATATACAGGTGTCATGGTTGAGGAACCTGGCTTTTCTAAGGGAGGAGCAGCTAAAAGAAAAACTGTCCGCAGTTATTCAGCAGGTGGGTGAGGAACTAGTGGTACAGCGTAGCGATGCGTTTAATAATCTTGGCCGCATGCCCGGTATGAAATTTCCGGGAGATGGATATGATATCTACAAACAGTTTTCCGTCACAAACAGGTTTACCATTTACGAAATCAGGGAAAAACTGCAAAAGGCTTTTATCCGGAATAATTTAAGAGACACAGAGTTTGAATTTGCAGTGGCAAGTGATAATGTGTTTGGTCATTATGAATTGAAGTCGCCACGGTTTATGGATATGGCTTCAGATACCGTACATAATTTAAAAGCATGGTATCCATTGGTTGCAAGTAGTGGAAGTATACTCGAAAGCCTTGCGCCAGACGAAGTATTTGTAATTGTGGTGCCCGATGTAAAAAGTTATGTTCTTCAATCACTAGGTTGGATGATCACCGGATCAATTCTATTTACACTCATCATCATCACGGCATTCTTCCTCACCATCCGTACGTTGTTGCGTCAAAAGAAATTGGGTGATATGAAGAATGATTTCATCAACAATATGACGCATGAGCTAAAAACGCCATTAGCAACTATTTCTCTGGCAGTTGATGCTTTGAAAAATGAAAAAGTATTGGGCAATCCTGAAAAGCTCGGCTATTTCACCAATATGATCAAGGATGAGAACAAACGCATGAATAAACATGTGGAATCAATTCTGCAGGCTGCACAAATGGAACGCCAGGAAGTACAATTGAACTTACGTGAGCTGCATGTGCATGACATCATACGAAATGTATTGACTAATCTTCAGTTACAGATCGAAGAGAAACAAGGTAAGGTTGATGTGCAGCTTTCAGCAACAAATGATCTGATGGATGCAGATGAAGTTCATCTCACCAATCTCATCAACAACCTTGTTGATAATGCACTGAAATATTCAAAAGATGATTCGTTTCATCTGCAAATCGGTACTAAGAACATGGGTAAGTTCATTCGTATTACGGTAGAAGATCATGGTATTGGTATGAACAAAGAAACACTTACACGAGTGTTTGAAAAATTCTATCGTGCACATACCGGCAACGTGCATAATGTAAAAGGATTTGGTCTTGGTCTCAGCTATGTAAAAACAATGGTAGAGGCACATGGCGGTAAAGTAAAAGCCGATAGTGTTGTTGGGAAGGGTAGTACGTTTACGGTTGATCTGCCATTGAAGAAATGA
- a CDS encoding YqgE/AlgH family protein gives MIEPASGILLISDPFLKDPNFMRTVVLLCEHDEAGSFGLVINRTFEQTLNELITDLEGYTVPVYYGGPVQMDTLHFLHQLPDEIPGGQEITKGIFWGGDFDLVLSMLKNETLDLNKIRFYLGYSGWSNGQLNDEMKEKTWLTVNASRNIVFHNQTDSIWKEAVKSMGGEYSQIINYPIDPQLN, from the coding sequence ATGATTGAACCGGCAAGTGGCATATTACTCATATCTGATCCATTTTTAAAGGACCCGAATTTTATGCGAACCGTTGTGTTGCTCTGTGAGCATGATGAAGCAGGAAGTTTTGGATTGGTAATCAATCGTACGTTTGAGCAAACACTTAACGAACTGATCACCGATCTTGAGGGATATACTGTACCTGTTTATTATGGCGGACCTGTACAAATGGATACATTACATTTTTTACATCAACTGCCCGATGAGATACCCGGCGGACAGGAAATAACAAAAGGAATTTTCTGGGGAGGCGATTTTGACTTGGTGCTTAGTATGTTGAAAAACGAAACACTTGATCTTAATAAAATCCGTTTCTATCTCGGCTACAGCGGCTGGAGCAACGGACAGCTAAACGATGAAATGAAAGAAAAAACCTGGCTAACGGTAAACGCCAGCCGCAATATTGTTTTTCATAATCAAACAGACAGTATCTGGAAAGAAGCCGTTAAATCAATGGGTGGAGAATACAGTCAAATCATCAACTATCCCATTGATCCGCAGTTAAACTAA
- a CDS encoding purine-nucleoside phosphorylase, producing MNNIVAAIQESASFLAERGMKVKPVVGIVLGTGLGALVNKIEVELTIPYTDIPHFPHATVEFHKGNLLYGKIGGVQVVAMQGRFHYYEGYSMQQVTFPIRVMKALGVETLLLSNAAGGMNLHYKKGDLILIDDHINMLPDNPLRGLSDPLLGERFVDMSTPYNASLQQLMLQKATEQNILLHKGTYVAVMGPNLETRAEYRWLRSTGADMVGMSTVPEVIVANQIGLKCLAVSVITDECDPENLKPVNIAEIIEVAGKADEKLSTLFASLIEGLV from the coding sequence ATGAACAATATTGTTGCAGCAATTCAGGAATCGGCTTCTTTTTTAGCAGAACGGGGTATGAAAGTAAAGCCGGTGGTGGGTATTGTACTTGGTACCGGGCTTGGAGCATTGGTTAACAAAATAGAGGTGGAGCTCACGATTCCTTATACCGATATCCCTCATTTTCCACACGCTACCGTTGAGTTTCACAAAGGAAATTTATTATACGGCAAAATTGGAGGTGTGCAGGTAGTTGCCATGCAGGGAAGGTTTCATTATTATGAAGGATATAGTATGCAACAGGTTACGTTCCCTATTCGTGTAATGAAAGCATTGGGTGTTGAAACGCTTCTGTTGAGTAACGCTGCCGGTGGTATGAATCTCCATTACAAAAAAGGCGATCTTATTCTCATCGATGATCATATCAATATGCTTCCTGATAATCCACTGCGTGGGTTGAGCGATCCTTTGTTGGGCGAACGTTTTGTTGATATGAGTACGCCGTACAATGCTTCGCTACAACAACTGATGTTACAAAAAGCAACAGAGCAAAATATTCTATTACACAAAGGGACTTATGTAGCAGTAATGGGGCCAAACCTTGAAACAAGAGCAGAGTACAGATGGTTGCGCAGCACCGGTGCAGATATGGTGGGCATGAGTACGGTACCTGAAGTGATTGTTGCCAACCAGATTGGTTTAAAATGTTTGGCCGTAAGTGTAATTACAGATGAATGTGATCCTGAAAATTTAAAGCCGGTAAATATTGCAGAGATTATTGAAGTGGCAGGCAAGGCCGATGAAAAACTCAGTACCTTGTTTGCATCGTTAATTGAAGGCTTAGTTTAA
- a CDS encoding DUF547 domain-containing protein encodes MQNFPINKTLNKEKPATNFNSLQNELTIVDFFGTWCVPCIKAIPQLVKIQEKFKDKLTVILVSNEEEARLQKFLAARKNFAFPIVSDADNSITNLFQPPAYPYTVILKDGKIIAITEAETITDEAITNWMKGEKQPIEEPKITSVPTTNYNEVMNTKTRSKNMLVKLSQDYIYAAKTGESTAALEDQLRSIAITDLKNKLSTDDEKKAFWINLYNGYVQAALQKNPGAYKSRRAFFKSNQLTIAGLPLSLDDIEHDVLRRSKIKWSGGYLSKFFPGKTEKQLRVEELDYRLHFALNCGAKSCPPIAFYNPENLHQQLDIAATAYLTGEAEYDKQANTMKLPAIMGWFRKDFGGKKGMIRLLKEKAIIPNDVHPNIKFKSYDWTLYLNNYQN; translated from the coding sequence GTGCAAAACTTTCCCATCAACAAAACACTGAACAAGGAAAAGCCTGCCACGAACTTCAATTCCTTGCAGAATGAACTTACCATCGTGGATTTCTTTGGCACATGGTGCGTTCCCTGCATCAAAGCAATACCACAGCTCGTAAAAATTCAGGAGAAGTTTAAAGATAAGCTAACGGTGATTCTTGTATCAAATGAAGAAGAAGCAAGATTACAGAAGTTCCTTGCTGCAAGAAAAAATTTTGCTTTCCCGATTGTGTCGGATGCAGATAACAGCATTACCAATTTATTTCAACCGCCTGCTTATCCTTACACCGTTATTCTGAAAGACGGAAAGATCATTGCCATTACAGAAGCCGAAACAATTACAGACGAAGCAATAACCAACTGGATGAAGGGAGAAAAGCAACCGATTGAAGAACCGAAAATAACAAGTGTACCAACCACGAATTACAATGAAGTGATGAACACAAAAACCCGCAGTAAAAATATGTTGGTAAAACTATCGCAGGATTATATCTATGCTGCAAAAACAGGCGAAAGCACTGCAGCATTGGAAGACCAACTCCGGTCGATCGCAATTACTGATCTTAAAAATAAATTAAGTACGGATGATGAGAAGAAAGCTTTCTGGATAAATCTTTATAACGGTTATGTTCAGGCTGCTTTGCAAAAGAACCCAGGTGCTTACAAAAGCAGACGAGCCTTCTTCAAAAGCAATCAATTAACGATTGCAGGTTTACCGTTAAGCCTGGATGATATTGAACATGATGTTTTACGTCGTTCAAAAATTAAATGGAGCGGCGGTTATCTTAGTAAATTTTTTCCCGGTAAAACAGAAAAGCAATTACGTGTGGAAGAACTGGATTACCGTTTACACTTTGCGCTGAATTGTGGAGCGAAGAGTTGTCCGCCGATTGCTTTTTACAATCCTGAAAACTTACATCAACAATTGGATATTGCAGCAACTGCTTACTTAACCGGCGAAGCGGAATATGATAAGCAAGCAAATACCATGAAGCTTCCTGCTATTATGGGATGGTTCCGGAAAGACTTTGGCGGCAAGAAAGGAATGATCCGTTTGCTGAAAGAAAAAGCGATCATCCCGAACGATGTACATCCGAATATCAAATTCAAATCGTACGACTGGACTTTATATTTAAATAATTATCAGAACTAA
- a CDS encoding arsenosugar biosynthesis-associated peroxidase-like protein has product MHNHYYNAEDLGKFGKIGEYQKDLADKFFAWYGATFADSALTAKEKSLIALAVAHAVQCPYCIDAYSSDAFEKGWDEAQMMEAVHVAAAIKGGAALVHGVQMMNKVKEIAM; this is encoded by the coding sequence ATGCACAATCATTATTACAATGCAGAAGACCTCGGCAAATTTGGAAAGATCGGTGAATATCAAAAAGACCTGGCAGATAAATTCTTTGCATGGTATGGTGCAACATTTGCCGACAGTGCGTTGACAGCAAAAGAAAAATCATTGATCGCCTTGGCAGTAGCGCATGCAGTACAATGCCCTTATTGCATTGATGCTTACAGCAGCGATGCATTTGAAAAAGGCTGGGATGAAGCACAAATGATGGAAGCCGTGCATGTAGCAGCAGCTATTAAAGGTGGTGCAGCATTGGTGCATGGTGTGCAAATGATGAACAAGGTGAAAGAAATAGCCATGTAA